One region of Agrobacterium tumefaciens genomic DNA includes:
- a CDS encoding protein-L-isoaspartate O-methyltransferase family protein — protein sequence MMDFETARANMVDSQLRTTDVTSHSVLKAFLSVPREAFVPAGVRQIAYVDEDLQICPARDGRPARYVMKASPLAKLLQLAAVTKEDVVLEVGGGAGYTAAILSQLAGSVVSLECDETLAAEATETLASLGYDNVAVVTGDLEKGYAGEAPYDLIFINGSVEEVPAALTDQLRDGGRLVVVVGYGNAAKATVYRRDGNSTSAATSFNASIKPLPGFAKAAEFVF from the coding sequence ATGATGGATTTCGAAACCGCACGCGCCAATATGGTCGACAGCCAGTTGCGCACGACCGACGTGACGTCGCATTCTGTGCTGAAGGCGTTTTTGAGCGTGCCGCGCGAAGCTTTCGTGCCGGCGGGTGTGCGGCAGATTGCCTATGTGGACGAGGATCTGCAGATCTGTCCCGCCCGGGATGGTCGCCCGGCCCGTTACGTCATGAAGGCCTCGCCGCTGGCGAAGCTTTTGCAGCTTGCGGCGGTGACCAAGGAAGACGTGGTGCTGGAAGTCGGTGGCGGCGCCGGTTATACCGCGGCCATCCTGTCCCAGCTCGCCGGTTCGGTGGTTTCGCTCGAATGCGACGAAACGCTGGCGGCAGAGGCGACTGAGACGCTGGCCTCGCTCGGATATGACAATGTTGCTGTTGTCACCGGCGATCTCGAAAAGGGTTATGCGGGCGAAGCACCCTATGACCTGATTTTCATCAACGGCTCTGTCGAGGAAGTGCCGGCGGCACTGACCGACCAGCTGCGCGATGGCGGACGTCTGGTTGTCGTTGTCGGATACGGTAACGCTGCCAAGGCAACCGTTTACCGTCGCGATGGCAACAGCACCTCGGCTGCAACCTCTTTCAACGCGTCGATCAAGCCTCTGCCCGGTTTTGCCAAGGCGGCCGAATTCGTTTTCTGA
- a CDS encoding DUF3309 family protein yields the protein MIGTILVILIILFLIGALPSWGYHNYGYGPSGGLGLVLVIVLVLVLLGRI from the coding sequence ATGATCGGCACCATTCTCGTTATCCTCATCATTCTTTTCCTGATCGGTGCTTTGCCAAGCTGGGGTTACCACAATTACGGTTATGGTCCCTCGGGTGGCCTCGGACTGGTTCTGGTCATCGTCCTCGTTCTTGTTCTGCTGGGTCGCATCTGA
- a CDS encoding DUF982 domain-containing protein produces MNTRWQKPVLIAFETPGDYTSIETTQAASWAMIEDWPIEDGDALDAALLVCAAVDAGRKKPEDARKAFIAAAIEAGLDIKA; encoded by the coding sequence ATGAACACGCGCTGGCAAAAACCCGTCCTGATCGCGTTCGAAACGCCGGGCGACTATACGAGCATCGAGACCACGCAGGCGGCGTCCTGGGCCATGATCGAGGATTGGCCGATAGAGGATGGCGATGCGTTGGACGCGGCGTTGCTGGTCTGCGCCGCCGTCGATGCCGGCAGGAAAAAGCCGGAGGATGCGCGCAAGGCCTTCATCGCTGCCGCAATCGAGGCTGGTCTCGACATCAAGGCCTGA
- the wrbA gene encoding NAD(P)H:quinone oxidoreductase type IV yields MTKVLVLYYSSYGHIETMAYAVAEGVKSAGAEVVVKRVPELVPEEVAKSSHFKLDQAAPIATVDELAEYDAIIVGAGTRFGTVASQMRNFWDQTGGLWFGGKLVGKVGSAFTSSATQHGGQESTILGFLPTFLHHGMAVVGLPYAFQGQMGVDEIKGGSPYGASTITDGDGSRQPSAIELEAARYQGAHVAKLAAKLSA; encoded by the coding sequence ATGACAAAAGTTCTTGTGCTTTATTATTCATCTTACGGCCATATCGAGACGATGGCATATGCCGTTGCCGAAGGCGTGAAGTCTGCCGGCGCGGAAGTTGTCGTCAAGCGCGTTCCGGAACTGGTTCCTGAGGAAGTCGCCAAATCCTCGCACTTCAAGCTCGATCAGGCTGCTCCCATCGCGACTGTTGACGAACTGGCAGAATACGATGCCATCATCGTCGGCGCCGGCACCCGCTTCGGCACGGTTGCCTCACAGATGCGCAATTTCTGGGACCAGACCGGCGGTCTGTGGTTTGGCGGCAAGCTTGTCGGCAAGGTCGGCTCGGCCTTCACGTCGTCGGCCACGCAGCACGGCGGTCAGGAATCGACCATCCTTGGTTTCCTCCCCACCTTCCTGCACCACGGCATGGCCGTTGTCGGTCTGCCCTATGCTTTCCAGGGCCAGATGGGCGTCGATGAAATCAAGGGCGGCTCGCCTTATGGCGCCTCCACCATCACCGATGGCGACGGCTCGCGTCAGCCTTCTGCTATCGAACTGGAAGCAGCACGCTATCAGGGCGCACATGTCGCCAAGCTGGCCGCCAAGCTTTCCGCTTGA
- a CDS encoding competence/damage-inducible protein A, producing MSNPSPTPSVVTAAMLAIGDELLSGRTKDKNIGHLADVLTMSGIDLKEVRIVADEEHAIVEALNALRARYDYVFTSGGIGPTHDDITADAVSVAFGLPCEHDAEALRILGDMYRVREMEFTEARKRMARMPRGASHIANPVSVAPGFVIGNVHVMAGVPQVFQAMLDNVMPTLRTGAKVMSQSVRSPYGEGDIGTPLTAIQKAHPETSIGSYPKYDGQRFSTEIVVRARDATVLKAAADAVATMIETIGQEKTLSASKGDATA from the coding sequence ATGTCCAATCCCTCACCCACCCCATCCGTCGTGACCGCCGCCATGCTCGCCATCGGCGACGAATTGCTGTCGGGACGCACCAAGGACAAGAATATCGGGCACCTCGCGGATGTGCTCACCATGTCCGGAATAGACTTGAAGGAAGTGCGCATCGTCGCCGACGAGGAGCATGCAATCGTCGAAGCGCTGAATGCGCTGCGCGCCCGCTATGATTATGTCTTCACCTCCGGCGGCATCGGCCCGACCCATGACGACATCACCGCTGATGCGGTATCCGTGGCTTTCGGCCTGCCCTGCGAGCACGATGCCGAGGCTTTGCGGATATTGGGTGACATGTACCGTGTGCGCGAGATGGAATTCACCGAAGCGCGCAAGCGCATGGCACGCATGCCAAGGGGGGCAAGCCACATCGCCAATCCCGTCTCGGTCGCCCCCGGCTTCGTCATCGGCAACGTCCACGTCATGGCCGGCGTTCCGCAGGTGTTTCAGGCCATGCTGGATAATGTCATGCCAACGCTGCGCACCGGCGCGAAAGTCATGTCGCAGTCGGTGCGGTCTCCCTATGGCGAAGGTGACATCGGCACGCCGCTGACCGCAATCCAGAAAGCGCACCCGGAAACCAGCATCGGCTCCTACCCGAAATATGACGGACAACGCTTTTCGACGGAGATCGTCGTGCGCGCCCGTGATGCCACCGTCCTGAAAGCGGCGGCGGATGCAGTGGCGACGATGATCGAAACCATTGGTCAGGAAAAAACACTGTCGGCCAGCAAGGGCGATGCAACCGCCTGA
- a CDS encoding universal stress protein: protein MGYKTILAVIDNVENTQKLGDFVVSLANQFSSHVIGLHMETLAAVPLVAPMEIPDPATVQVLQDVAHKETTDVGNLFEHTLSANGISHEWRSFVTSVGYASSSAIDSARCADLIVARQSNSSALSDSRSDIDGFLHESGRPVLLVPHVLTVAKPVKRVLIAWNGSREATRATFDALPFLIAAESVEIFSVDQAESETQSSGLAGTELAATLARHGVNVTVTSQEKIAGISPQAAIENRLSDHSIDLLVMGAYGHSRWWELLFGGVTRTLLDSMTAMTLLSR from the coding sequence ATGGGTTACAAAACGATACTGGCAGTGATCGACAATGTGGAGAACACGCAAAAGCTCGGCGATTTCGTGGTAAGTCTTGCCAACCAGTTTTCCTCGCATGTGATTGGCCTGCACATGGAAACGCTGGCCGCCGTTCCGCTCGTCGCGCCGATGGAAATTCCCGACCCCGCTACCGTTCAGGTGCTTCAGGACGTGGCGCACAAGGAAACCACGGATGTTGGAAACCTCTTCGAACACACGCTGTCTGCCAATGGCATCTCGCATGAGTGGCGCAGCTTTGTAACCTCGGTGGGTTACGCCTCGTCATCGGCAATCGATAGCGCGCGCTGCGCCGATCTCATCGTCGCCCGCCAGAGCAACTCCTCCGCACTCTCCGACAGCCGCTCGGATATAGACGGCTTTCTCCATGAAAGCGGCCGCCCTGTTCTTCTCGTTCCGCATGTGCTGACGGTTGCCAAACCGGTCAAGCGTGTGCTGATCGCCTGGAACGGTTCCCGCGAGGCAACACGCGCCACCTTCGATGCCCTGCCCTTCCTGATTGCAGCCGAGAGCGTCGAGATCTTCTCCGTCGATCAGGCCGAGAGCGAAACGCAATCGTCTGGACTTGCCGGAACCGAACTGGCCGCAACACTCGCCCGCCACGGCGTCAACGTCACGGTAACCTCGCAGGAAAAAATCGCCGGCATCTCGCCGCAGGCGGCTATCGAAAACCGGCTGTCAGACCACAGCATCGACCTTCTGGTCATGGGCGCCTACGGCCATTCCCGCTGGTGGGAATTGCTGTTCGGCGGCGTGACGCGCACGCTGCTCGATTCCATGACGGCGATGACGCTTTTGTCGCGTTAA
- the gpt gene encoding xanthine phosphoribosyltransferase translates to MSLPDKAFPVTWDQFHRDARALAWRLAGLGREFRAIVCITRGGLVPAAIISRELNIRLIDTVCIATRHDYVNQGDTVLLKGVAPELMSDGGEGVLVVDDLTDTGKTALEVREMLPKAHFACVYAKPKGVPTIDTFVTEVSQDTWIYFPWDMGFAYQEPIAKGSRG, encoded by the coding sequence ATGTCCCTTCCCGATAAAGCCTTTCCCGTAACCTGGGATCAGTTTCACCGCGACGCCCGCGCGCTTGCGTGGCGTCTTGCCGGCCTTGGCCGGGAGTTCCGGGCGATCGTCTGTATCACCCGCGGCGGTCTCGTGCCGGCAGCGATCATTTCCCGCGAGCTGAACATCCGCCTGATCGATACGGTCTGCATCGCCACCCGCCACGATTACGTCAACCAGGGCGACACGGTTCTCCTGAAGGGCGTGGCGCCGGAGCTGATGTCCGACGGCGGCGAAGGCGTGCTCGTCGTTGACGATTTGACCGACACCGGCAAGACCGCACTGGAAGTGCGCGAAATGTTGCCGAAGGCGCATTTTGCCTGCGTTTACGCCAAGCCGAAGGGCGTGCCGACCATTGACACCTTTGTCACCGAGGTCAGCCAGGACACCTGGATTTATTTCCCCTGGGACATGGGCTTCGCCTATCAGGAACCGATCGCAAAAGGATCGCGCGGCTGA
- a CDS encoding vitamin B12-dependent ribonucleotide reductase, whose protein sequence is MRIERRFTKPGQSSYAEIEFRKAVSEIKNPDGSIVFRLADIDVPAQFSQVATDVLAQKYFRKAGVPKVLKKVEENDVPSFLWRSVADEKAMKDLPEGERYGSETDARQVFDRLAGTWTYWGWKGKYFSTEEDALAFRDELAYMLATQRVAPNSPQWFNTGLHWAYGIDGPGQGHFYVDPFTGKLTKSKSSYEHPQPHACFIQSVEDDLVNEGGIMDLWVREARLFKYGSGTGSNFSYLRGEGEKLSGGGKSSGLMSFLKIGDRAAGAIKSGGTTRRAAKMVVVDADHPDIEAYIDWKVNEEQKVAALVTGSKIVAKHLKAIMKACVNCEADNGDCFDPAKNPALKREIRAAKKDMVPENYVKRVIQFAQQGYKDIQFKTYDTDWDSEAYLTVSGQNSNNSVSLKDDFLRAVENDGDWNLTARKDGKVMKTLKARDLWEKISHAAWASADPGLHFNTTMNDWHTSPAEGPIRASNPCSEYMFLDDTACNLASLNLLQFKDQATKRIDIADYEHAVRLWTVVLEVSVMMAQFPSRQIAERSYEYRTLGLGYANIGGLLMSSGIPYDSDEGRAIAGALTAIMTGVSYATSAEMAGELGPFPGFAPNRDNMLRVIRNHRRAAHGLSYGYEGLSVNPVALIHSDCTDQDLVAHATAAWDKALELGEKHGYRNAQTTVIAPTGTIGLVMDCDTTGIEPDFALVKFKKLAGGGYFKIINRAVPESLRSLGYSESQIAEIEAYAVGHGNLNQAPAVNPSTLKAKGFTDEKIEAVNGALKSAFDIKFVFNQWTLGADFLKGTLKVSDEQLSDMSFNLLEHLGFSKKDIEAANVHVCGAMTLEGAPFLKNEHLAVFDCANPCGKIGKRYLSVESHIRMMAAAQPFISGAISKTINMPNDATVEDCGAAYMLSWKLALKANALYRDGSKLSQPLNASLVEDEDDEDFVEELIQQPLAQQAVTITEKIVERVIERVSREREKLPNRRQGYTQKATVGGHKVYLRTGEFGDGRIGEIFIDMHKEGAAFRAMMNNFAIAISLGLQYGVPLEEYVEAFTFTKFEPAGMVQGNDAIKNATSILDYVFRELAVSYLGRHDLAHVDTSDFSNTALGKGIQEGKTNLLSTGWTRGYKPTLVSNNEGERAASEPKGSATAAPARASANVTSFAGSAARKLEPTVAISTSEIVSFKRDYEERAKELAEEIAEEVIDDVVQEAKQTATALFSDKAAADAASAKAEAKKKENERRMRSIAQGYTGNMCSECQNFTMVRNGTCEKCDTCGATSGCS, encoded by the coding sequence ATGCGCATCGAACGCCGCTTCACGAAGCCCGGCCAATCGTCTTATGCGGAAATCGAATTCCGCAAGGCCGTCAGTGAAATCAAGAACCCGGACGGTTCCATCGTGTTCCGTCTGGCGGATATCGACGTTCCCGCGCAGTTCAGCCAGGTCGCGACCGACGTTCTGGCGCAGAAATACTTCCGCAAGGCCGGCGTGCCGAAGGTGCTTAAGAAGGTTGAGGAAAACGATGTTCCTTCCTTCCTGTGGCGTTCGGTTGCCGATGAGAAGGCCATGAAGGACCTCCCCGAGGGTGAGCGTTATGGCTCCGAAACCGATGCGCGTCAGGTTTTCGACCGCCTGGCTGGCACCTGGACCTACTGGGGCTGGAAGGGCAAATATTTCTCCACCGAGGAAGACGCACTCGCCTTCCGCGACGAGCTTGCCTATATGCTGGCGACCCAGCGTGTAGCCCCCAACAGCCCGCAGTGGTTCAACACCGGCCTGCACTGGGCCTATGGCATCGACGGCCCGGGCCAGGGCCACTTCTACGTCGACCCCTTCACCGGCAAGCTGACCAAGTCCAAGTCCTCTTACGAACATCCGCAGCCGCATGCCTGCTTCATCCAGTCTGTCGAAGACGATCTGGTCAACGAAGGCGGCATCATGGACCTGTGGGTGCGTGAAGCGCGCCTGTTCAAATACGGTTCCGGTACCGGCTCCAACTTCTCCTACCTGCGCGGCGAAGGCGAAAAGCTTTCCGGCGGCGGCAAGTCCTCCGGCCTGATGAGCTTCCTCAAGATCGGCGACCGGGCAGCCGGCGCAATCAAGTCTGGCGGCACCACCCGCCGTGCGGCCAAGATGGTCGTCGTTGATGCCGACCATCCCGATATTGAAGCCTATATCGACTGGAAGGTGAACGAGGAGCAGAAGGTTGCCGCTCTCGTCACCGGTTCCAAGATCGTTGCCAAGCATCTCAAGGCAATCATGAAGGCCTGCGTCAATTGCGAGGCAGATAACGGCGATTGCTTCGACCCGGCCAAGAACCCTGCCCTGAAGCGCGAAATCCGCGCTGCCAAGAAGGACATGGTGCCGGAAAACTACGTCAAGCGCGTCATCCAGTTCGCGCAGCAGGGTTACAAGGACATCCAGTTCAAGACCTACGACACGGATTGGGATTCCGAAGCCTACCTCACGGTTTCAGGCCAGAATTCCAACAACTCCGTATCGCTGAAGGATGACTTCCTGCGCGCTGTTGAAAACGACGGTGACTGGAACCTGACCGCCCGCAAGGACGGCAAGGTCATGAAGACGCTGAAGGCCCGCGACCTATGGGAAAAGATTTCCCACGCCGCCTGGGCATCGGCCGACCCCGGCCTGCACTTCAACACCACCATGAACGACTGGCACACCTCGCCGGCCGAAGGCCCGATCCGTGCTTCCAACCCGTGCTCGGAATATATGTTCCTCGATGACACGGCCTGCAACCTTGCTTCGCTGAACCTGCTTCAGTTCAAGGATCAGGCAACGAAGCGCATCGACATCGCCGATTATGAACATGCGGTTCGCCTGTGGACCGTCGTTCTCGAAGTCTCGGTCATGATGGCGCAGTTCCCCTCGCGCCAGATTGCCGAACGCTCCTACGAATACCGCACGCTCGGCCTCGGCTACGCCAATATCGGCGGCCTGCTGATGTCCTCGGGCATTCCCTATGACAGCGACGAAGGCCGCGCCATTGCCGGTGCGCTGACCGCCATCATGACCGGCGTTTCCTATGCCACCTCGGCTGAAATGGCTGGCGAGCTTGGCCCCTTCCCGGGCTTTGCGCCGAACCGCGACAACATGCTACGCGTCATCCGCAACCACCGCCGCGCCGCCCATGGCCTTTCCTACGGTTATGAAGGCCTGTCGGTGAACCCGGTTGCCCTCATCCATTCCGATTGCACGGATCAGGACCTTGTCGCCCACGCCACGGCTGCGTGGGACAAGGCGCTGGAGCTTGGCGAAAAGCATGGCTACCGCAACGCCCAGACCACCGTGATCGCGCCGACAGGTACGATCGGTCTTGTGATGGATTGCGACACGACCGGCATCGAGCCGGACTTCGCGCTGGTGAAATTCAAGAAGCTCGCCGGCGGCGGCTACTTCAAGATCATCAACCGCGCCGTGCCGGAATCCCTGCGTTCGCTCGGTTATTCGGAAAGCCAGATCGCCGAAATCGAAGCCTATGCCGTTGGCCACGGCAATCTCAACCAGGCACCTGCCGTCAATCCCTCGACGCTGAAGGCCAAGGGCTTCACCGATGAGAAGATCGAAGCCGTCAACGGCGCACTGAAAAGCGCCTTCGACATCAAGTTCGTCTTCAACCAGTGGACGCTGGGCGCCGATTTCCTCAAGGGCACGCTCAAGGTTTCCGATGAGCAGTTGTCCGACATGAGCTTCAACCTGCTGGAGCACCTCGGCTTCAGCAAAAAGGACATCGAAGCGGCCAATGTGCACGTCTGCGGTGCGATGACACTGGAAGGCGCACCGTTCCTCAAGAACGAGCACTTGGCCGTATTCGATTGCGCCAACCCCTGCGGCAAGATCGGCAAGCGTTATCTATCGGTCGAATCGCATATCCGCATGATGGCGGCAGCACAGCCGTTCATTTCGGGTGCGATCTCCAAGACGATCAACATGCCGAATGATGCAACCGTGGAAGATTGCGGCGCGGCCTACATGCTGTCCTGGAAGCTGGCGCTCAAGGCCAACGCCCTTTACCGCGATGGCTCCAAGCTTTCCCAGCCGCTCAACGCTTCGCTGGTGGAAGATGAGGACGACGAAGACTTCGTTGAAGAACTGATCCAGCAGCCGCTCGCCCAGCAGGCCGTGACGATCACCGAAAAGATCGTCGAGCGCGTCATCGAGCGGGTATCGCGCGAGCGTGAAAAGCTGCCGAACCGCCGTCAGGGTTACACCCAGAAGGCAACGGTCGGCGGTCACAAGGTCTATCTGCGCACCGGCGAATTCGGTGACGGCCGCATCGGCGAAATCTTCATCGACATGCACAAGGAAGGCGCTGCCTTCCGTGCGATGATGAACAACTTCGCCATCGCCATTTCGCTTGGCCTGCAATATGGCGTGCCGCTGGAAGAATATGTGGAGGCCTTCACCTTCACCAAGTTCGAGCCGGCCGGCATGGTGCAGGGCAACGACGCGATCAAGAACGCCACGTCGATCCTCGACTACGTGTTCCGCGAACTCGCCGTATCCTATCTCGGCCGCCACGACCTCGCTCATGTCGATACGTCGGATTTCTCAAATACCGCACTCGGCAAGGGTATCCAGGAAGGCAAGACCAATCTGCTCTCCACCGGCTGGACGCGCGGTTACAAGCCGACGCTGGTTTCCAACAACGAAGGCGAACGTGCTGCTTCCGAACCCAAGGGCTCGGCAACGGCAGCGCCCGCCCGCGCCTCGGCCAACGTCACTTCCTTTGCAGGCTCAGCAGCCCGCAAGCTGGAACCGACAGTCGCGATCTCCACCTCGGAAATCGTCTCCTTCAAGCGCGATTATGAAGAACGCGCCAAGGAACTGGCGGAAGAGATTGCCGAAGAGGTAATCGACGACGTGGTTCAGGAAGCCAAGCAGACCGCCACCGCCCTCTTCTCCGACAAGGCCGCCGCCGACGCGGCATCGGCCAAGGCGGAAGCCAAGAAGAAGGAAAACGAACGCCGCATGCGCTCGATCGCGCAAGGCTATACCGGCAACATGTGCTCGGAATGCCAGAACTTCACGATGGTGCGGAATGGCACTTGCGAGAAGTGCGATACTTGCGGTGCGACGAGCGGTTGCTCGTAA
- a CDS encoding Nramp family divalent metal transporter, producing MDKPVFGWRRNGDDLSLSDVHSSIKISPNAGTFRRAMAFFGPGYLVAVGYMDPGNWATSLAGGSKFGYTLLTVALISNIMAVVLQALCARLAIASGRDLAQACRDAYPKPVAMVLWLLAEIAIIATDIAEVIGTAIGLNLIFGIPLELGVLITALDVFLILYLQRLGFRWVEALVITLLGVIAVCFAIQLALADPDWSQVIRGFAPTTEIVTNPEMLYLALGILGATVMPHNLYLHSGIVQTRAIGETLAEKREALKFATLDSTIALTFALVINAAILILAAATFNKTGQTNVAELGEAHSLLAPLLGLAIAPTLFGVALLCCGINSTVTATLAGQIVMEGFLKMRLAPWLRRLITRGIAIIPAAGVTIAFGESGTSQLLILTQVVLSLQLSFAVFPLVMFTADRAKMGELCAPRWLSAFAWLIAVVIAALNVKLLFDFVG from the coding sequence ATGGACAAGCCTGTCTTTGGATGGCGGCGGAATGGCGACGATCTCTCGCTGTCCGACGTTCACAGCTCGATCAAGATAAGCCCGAATGCCGGTACGTTTCGCCGGGCGATGGCGTTCTTCGGACCCGGATATCTCGTCGCGGTCGGTTACATGGACCCCGGCAACTGGGCAACGTCGCTCGCCGGCGGTTCCAAGTTTGGCTACACGCTGCTGACGGTGGCGTTGATATCGAACATCATGGCCGTCGTTCTACAGGCGCTCTGTGCCCGTCTGGCGATTGCTTCCGGGCGCGATCTGGCGCAGGCCTGTCGCGATGCCTATCCGAAACCGGTGGCGATGGTCCTCTGGCTGCTGGCCGAAATCGCAATCATCGCGACTGATATCGCCGAGGTCATCGGGACGGCTATCGGCCTCAACCTGATTTTCGGCATTCCGCTCGAACTTGGCGTCCTCATCACGGCGCTTGACGTGTTCCTGATCCTTTATCTGCAAAGGCTTGGCTTCCGCTGGGTGGAAGCGCTTGTCATCACGCTTCTCGGCGTCATCGCGGTGTGTTTCGCCATTCAGCTGGCGCTGGCCGATCCCGACTGGAGCCAGGTGATTCGTGGTTTTGCGCCGACGACGGAGATCGTCACCAACCCCGAGATGCTCTATCTGGCGCTTGGCATTCTGGGCGCGACGGTTATGCCGCATAATCTCTATCTGCATTCAGGGATCGTGCAGACGCGCGCCATCGGCGAGACGCTGGCCGAAAAACGCGAGGCGCTCAAATTCGCGACACTCGATTCAACCATCGCCCTGACGTTTGCTCTCGTCATCAATGCCGCGATCCTCATCCTCGCAGCGGCGACCTTCAACAAAACGGGTCAGACGAACGTTGCCGAACTGGGTGAAGCGCATAGTCTGCTCGCGCCGCTGCTCGGCCTTGCGATTGCGCCGACGCTGTTCGGGGTGGCGCTTTTGTGCTGTGGCATCAACTCCACTGTTACGGCAACGCTTGCGGGCCAGATCGTGATGGAAGGTTTCCTCAAGATGCGGCTTGCCCCGTGGCTGCGCCGCCTCATCACCCGAGGCATCGCCATCATCCCCGCCGCCGGCGTCACCATCGCCTTCGGCGAAAGCGGCACGTCTCAACTGCTGATACTGACGCAGGTGGTACTGAGCCTACAACTTTCCTTCGCCGTCTTCCCGCTGGTCATGTTCACCGCCGACCGCGCCAAGATGGGTGAACTGTGCGCCCCGCGATGGCTCTCGGCGTTTGCATGGCTCATCGCAGTGGTAATTGCGGCGCTGAATGTGAAGCTGCTGTTTGATTTTGTGGGGTAA
- a CDS encoding ABC transporter ATP-binding protein, which translates to MLRRFFAYYRPYRGLFILDFSCAVLSGVLELGFPMAVKAFVDVLLPGGEWGIILAASVGLLVIYVLNTGLMATVTYWGHMLGINIETDMRRLAFDHLQKLSFRYFDNQKTGHLVGRLTKDLEEIGEVAHHGPEDLFIAIMTFIGAFLLMLSVNVPLALVTAAVVPVTAWVTSRYGGRMTQNFRALYGRVGDFNARIEENVGGMRVVQAFANEDHERALFEKDNQKYRRTKLDAYKIMAASTSLSYMSMRLTQMIVMICGAWFVLHGGLTEGGFVGFLLLVGVFFRPVEKINSVIETYPKGIAGFRRFTELLDTAPDIVDAPDAIEAPALSGAIEYRHVGFGYAEGKQVLDNIDLKINAGETVAFVGPSGAGKTTLCSLLPRFYDVTSGSITIDGIDIRKMKLASLRNQIGIVQQDVFLFGGTIRENIEYGRLGASDVEIMDAARRARLDGVIEAMPMGLDTVIGERGVKLSGGQKQRLAIARMFLKNPPILILDEATSALDTETERAIQQSLTELAKGRTTLVIAHRLATIRDASRIVVVDQTGIAETGAHAELLAAKGHYSRLHEAQFSGHLQGLS; encoded by the coding sequence ATGCTGCGCCGTTTCTTCGCCTATTACCGTCCCTATCGCGGTCTGTTCATTCTCGATTTTTCCTGCGCGGTTCTGTCGGGCGTGCTCGAACTCGGCTTTCCGATGGCGGTGAAAGCCTTCGTGGACGTGCTGCTGCCGGGTGGCGAATGGGGCATCATCCTCGCCGCATCGGTCGGGCTTCTCGTCATCTATGTGCTGAATACTGGGTTGATGGCGACCGTCACCTATTGGGGACATATGCTCGGCATCAATATCGAGACCGACATGCGGCGTCTGGCCTTCGACCATCTGCAGAAGCTGTCCTTCCGTTATTTCGACAACCAGAAGACCGGCCATCTGGTCGGGCGGCTGACGAAGGATCTGGAAGAGATCGGCGAGGTGGCCCATCACGGCCCCGAGGATCTGTTCATCGCCATCATGACCTTCATTGGCGCATTCCTGCTGATGCTGTCGGTCAATGTGCCGCTGGCGCTCGTCACCGCCGCCGTCGTGCCTGTCACCGCCTGGGTGACGAGCCGTTACGGTGGCCGAATGACGCAGAACTTTCGCGCGCTCTACGGTCGGGTCGGCGATTTCAACGCCCGTATCGAGGAAAATGTCGGTGGCATGCGGGTGGTGCAGGCCTTTGCCAATGAGGACCACGAACGCGCGCTGTTTGAGAAGGACAACCAGAAATACCGCCGCACGAAGCTGGATGCCTACAAGATCATGGCGGCCAGCACTTCGCTCAGCTACATGAGCATGCGGCTTACGCAGATGATCGTGATGATCTGCGGCGCCTGGTTCGTGCTGCATGGCGGCCTGACGGAAGGCGGCTTCGTTGGCTTCCTGCTTCTGGTCGGCGTGTTTTTCCGCCCGGTGGAAAAGATCAACTCGGTCATCGAGACCTATCCGAAGGGCATTGCCGGTTTTCGCCGCTTTACCGAGCTTCTGGACACGGCGCCGGATATCGTCGACGCACCGGATGCGATCGAGGCACCGGCGCTTTCCGGCGCCATTGAATATCGCCATGTCGGTTTCGGTTATGCCGAGGGCAAGCAGGTTCTCGACAATATTGACCTGAAGATCAATGCGGGCGAGACGGTGGCCTTCGTCGGGCCTTCGGGGGCGGGCAAAACGACGCTTTGCTCGCTGCTGCCGCGCTTTTATGATGTCACCAGCGGTTCGATCACCATTGACGGCATCGATATCCGCAAGATGAAGCTTGCCTCGCTGCGCAACCAGATAGGAATCGTGCAGCAGGATGTGTTCCTGTTTGGCGGCACGATCCGCGAGAATATCGAATATGGCCGGCTCGGCGCTTCCGATGTCGAAATCATGGATGCGGCGCGGCGTGCCCGGCTCGATGGCGTCATCGAAGCGATGCCGATGGGGCTCGACACCGTCATCGGTGAGCGTGGCGTGAAACTTTCCGGTGGTCAGAAACAGCGTCTTGCCATTGCCCGCATGTTCCTCAAGAACCCGCCTATCCTTATTCTCGACGAGGCGACCTCAGCGCTGGATACCGAAACCGAGCGGGCCATCCAGCAATCGCTGACGGAGCTTGCCAAGGGCCGCACAACGCTCGTCATCGCCCACCGGCTGGCAACGATCCGCGATGCGTCACGCATCGTTGTGGTGGACCAGACGGGTATTGCCGAAACCGGCGCCCATGCCGAGCTTCTGGCCGCCAAGGGCCATTACAGCCGCCTGCATGAGGCGCAGTTCAGCGGGCATCTTCAGGGTCTGAGTTAA